One genomic window of Medicago truncatula cultivar Jemalong A17 chromosome 1, MtrunA17r5.0-ANR, whole genome shotgun sequence includes the following:
- the LOC25483677 gene encoding glucan endo-1,3-beta-glucosidase 14 has translation MLSLLLETKHHHNMAFVAFSFFFLLLSLHASSSEAGSIGINYGRIADNLPTPSKVVELLKAQGFNRVKLYDTDATVLTALANSGIKVTVAMPNELLSSAAADQSYTDTWIQSNILNHYPATEIEAIAVGNEVFVDPKNTTNYLVPAMKNVHASLQKQNLDKQILISSPIALSALQSSYPTSTGSFKTELVEPVIKPMLEFLSQTGSYLMVNAYPFFAYAANSDTISLDYALFKQNPGVIDSGNHLKYDNLLDAQIDAVNAAMSALQYDDVKITVSETGWPSLGDSNEIGAGQDNAASYNGNLVKRVLNGSGTPLRPKDPLNVFLFALFNENQKTGPTSEKNYGLFYPSEKKVYDIPLTMSETNKSLTPIAESPVESAQAPVAGVGRSKVPVSGGDVSVVENKGQTWCVANGGYSEEKLKHALDYACGEGGADCAPIQPGATCYNPNTLEAHASFAFNSYYQKKSRGGGTCDFGGAAYVVTQAPRYGKCDFPTGY, from the exons ATGCTCTCTCTTCTCTTAGAAACAAAGCATCACCATAACATGGCTTTTGTTGCATTCtcattcttcttccttctcctatCACTCCATGCTTCATCATCAG AAGCAGGATCTATCGGAATCAACTATGGTAGAATAGCTGATAACCTACCAACACCATCAAAGGTAGTAGAGCTTTTGAAAGCACAAGGTTTCAACCGAGTAAAGCTCTACGACACCGACGCCACCGTGTTAACGGCTTTGGCAAACTCCGGCATCAAAGTCACCGTTGCCATGCCAAACGAGCTTCTCTCCTCGGCCGCAGCCGACCAATCCTACACCGACACATGGATCCAATCCAACATCCTTAACCACTACCCCGCCACAGAAATCGAAGCCATTGCTGTCGGAAACGAGGTTTTCGTAGACCCGAAAAACACGACCAACTATCTCGTACCCGCCATGAAAAACGTTCATGCTTCTCTCCAAAAACAAAACCTAGATAAACAGATTTTAATCTCTTCACCAATAGCTCTCTCTGCTTTACAATCTTCTTACCCTACCTCAACCGGTTCATTCAAAACTGAACTTGTTGAACCGGTTATTAAACCGATGCTCGAGTTTCTAAGTCAAACCGGTTCTTATTTAATGGTTAACGCTTATCCTTTTTTTGCTTATGCTGCTAACTCAGACACAATCTCATTAGATTATGCTTTGTTTAAGCAAAACCCTGGTGTTATTGATTCTGGTAATCATTTGAAATATGATAATCTTTTGGACGCTCAAATCGACGCCGTTAATGCTGCCATGTCTGCACTTCAATATGATGATGTTAAGATAACAGTTTCTGAAACGGGTTGGCCTTCATTAGGTGATAGCAATGAGATTGGTGCTGGTCAAGACAATGCTGCTTCTTACAATGGTAATTTAGTGAAAAGGGTTTTGAATGGAAGTGGGACCCCTTTAAGACCTAAGGATCCActtaatgtatttttatttgctCTTTTTAATGAGAATCAGAAAACGGGTCCCACTTCGGAGAAAAATTATGGTTTATTTTACCCTAGTGAGAAAAAGGTTTATGATATTCCGTTGACGATGTCAGAGACTAATAAATCTTTGACACCGATAGCAGAGTCTCCAGTGGAGTCAGCGCAGGCTCCAGTGGCGGGTGTAGGGAGGAGTAAGGTGCCGGTTAGTGGTGGTGATGTGTCGGTGGTGGAGAATAAAGGGCAAACATGGTGTGTGGCGAATGGTGGTTATTCCGAGGAGAAGTTGAAACACGCGCTTGATTATGCGTGTGGAGAAGGTGGAGCCGATTGTGCACCGATTCAACCTGGTGCCACGTGTTACAATCCTAATACTTTGGAGGCACATGCTTCCTTTGCTTTCAATAGTTACTATCAGAAAAAGTCACGTGGGGGTGGCACATGTGATTTTGGTGGTGCTGCTTATGTTGTTACACAAGCTCCTA GGTATGGAAAATGCGATTTCCCTACAGGATACTGA